A segment of the Trichocoleus sp. FACHB-46 genome:
CCCGTCTCCAAGAACTTTAGGAGTTAAGAGCTACATGGAAAACCAAGATTTTCTATCTGAGTTTGGTAATGAAGATGTGATTGCATTTGGTTCTGTTTTGCATAAAACAGGTAAATTCAAAAATGTCGTAAAAAACACATTCATGGATCGAAATTGGGTGCCAATAAAATTTAATACCAATCTAGGAGTTTCTTCAGAAAAGTGGCTTGAAGAAGGTGTATCTTGCGAAATTTTGAGACTTGGCGATAAATCTTGGCAGAAGGGAAAAATCAAAATCAGAGTCAGTGTAGAATTCTGCCCCGATGAGCCTGAAATAACAGAATCACCACTCGATGATATTCGGCAAGCGATCGCAGAACATTAATAGACAAATTCAGAATATGAGTAACTGGTACGACCTAAAAACCTTTGACAGCAAAGATATTGTTTCTTTTGAATCTCAAATCTTCAAAACAGAGAAACTTATTGAAGCCGTCAACAAGTCTTTCAATTCAAGTAATACAGGCTATTATCTAAGCGAAACTCTGGGACAACAAAAAATCCCCATCAATGTCCGAAGCTTTAGCCAGTCTTATCAAGAGGAATGCAATGAATGGTGGTTTAGTGAAGGGGGAGATTGTGAAGTTCTTAGACCTGGGCCTTAAGGCTGGCAAAAGGGAAAAATTAGAATCAGAGTGAGAGTAGATTTAGAGTTTTGCCCGGATGAGCCAGAAACTGATCAAACAGAGTCACCGCTTGATGATATTCGTCAAATGATTAATGAATAGTTACGGCAAGCTGAATAATGTGCGCCCGATGAAGACTATATTTTTCTCAATGTCCATCTAACCCAGAAATATCCATGAGTAATGATTTTCGAGAGCTTAACCCTCAATCTCTTGATAAAGATGCTGCCTTACTATTTTCTAACTCGATGTTTAAATTGGGGGAATTCCTGTCAAAGGTGCAAGAAACATTTCCTGTTCCTGGTCATCAAGCTTTATCCGCAGCATTAACCTCCAAGGGAGGTATACCAGGAAGTTGGCCAGACTGGTTTAAGTAAGGAGTAGATTGTGAGATCTTAAGACCTGACGCTAAAGGATGGAAAAAAGGAAAGCTCAGAATCAGAATAGCAGTAGAGTTTTCTCCTGATGAATCAGAAGAGGCGATTGAAAATGTTGATTTATTGAATGGCAAGGCAGAATTACCCCTGGATGATATTCGCCAGATGCAATCTCATTAATTTACATAAACAAATCTGAGAAAAAAGAATGAATAGTCAATTCCAAGTCTTATCTAATAGCGAAGTAATTTCTGTAGAGGAAGCTGATCAGATAGTAGTCTCGCATACGACATTCAAGGTTGGTGAATTTCTTGAGCTTTTGAAACGAGATTACTTGTACTCTGATGAGGCTGAAGAGTGGCTAGGTAAAGGTATTAGTTGTGAGATTTTGAGTCCCTCTAAAGGTTGGCGCAAGGGAAAAGTTAAGATTAGTTTAGCCTTCTGCCCTGATGAAACAGATTCACTTTTAGATGATATTCGTCAACAAATCTCAGAAGAGGGCGAGCGCGATTAACTTATGGAAAACAGCGAGAAAAACAAATTTCAAGCTTTGAAATATGATGAAGTACTTTCGATTTACTCCGAAGAGATTTCAGAATATTTAGAATTGCCGCGTACCCTTAGAGCAATTGAATTTATCGAAGCGATCGCCGAGAAATCCTTACCTTCCGATCAAGCAATTAGTGTCTTTGCTGAAGGCATGGAATGTGAAGCCCTCAAGTTTGATGGACAGGGTTGGCGTAAAGGCAAGATCAGAGTCAGCCTAGAATTTCTTCCTGATGAAATAAAGTCACCCCTGGATGATATTCGTCAGGCGATTCCTAACGATGTTTGGCAGGACCATTCGTGAGCAACAAGCCGTAAGCACAACATCATGAGCAAAACTCCTCGCATTCGGATTCCGCCAGAAGTTCGCAAATATGTGTTTGAGCGCGATCGCTATCAATGCCGAAGCTGTGGGCAGACTCAATTAGAGGTGCATCTCAGTATTGACCACATTATTCCACTGGCGCGAGGCGGGGCTAACGACATTAGCAACCTGCAAACGCTCTGTCTGCCTTGCAATCGTCAGAAACAGCATTATCTCGATCCGCGATTCCAGCGCCACTTCAACCTCTAGATACTCCAGCAGAGACAGCCATGATCCAACCTCAATCTTCTCTAGTGGTACCGATGCTAGCTCCTGAGGCAATCGAGTGCCTAGAAGGAGAGTTGGTGGCTGAAACCGAGGAGTTTGACCCCGCATTTGACTTTGCCGCGATCGCCAAAACGGTTTTGAAGTTGAGCGAGCCAACCGCTATTGAGGGCAACTCGCAGCCACTAGTCTTAGCTCAGCCAGTTGCTCAGCCCGTTTTAGAAGCGATGCAGCAATTGGTGGCAATTGTAGCCAAGTTGCGATCGCCCCAGAGTGGCTGGCCGAGCGACTTAGAGCCAACGGCTGAAAACTTAATTCCCTACGTCACAGAAGAAGCCTACGAAGTCTTGGAAGCGCTACAAACCAGCTCTCTAGGTTCGGATTCTGTGCCAGTGGTGTCTCCTGCAACTGCGACCCTACCAGACTATTTCTTGATTGAAGACTTAATTCCGCAGTGGCTTTGGTACATTGCCAAAAGCTCCTACGACTTAATGCGCCTGCTCTGTGGCGTTGAGGCGAAAGTGTTTCAGCCTGGGCAAGGTTGGCAAACGGGAGCTTTGCGTCTCGTGGCGCTGCTAACACTGAAGTTACCCCATGCAGAATGGGCCTTAGATTTAGCCACCAATCAGCCGCCTGCCAACAATCTGACTCAGCAAGCCCTGATTCAGACTGAGGGCGAAAATTTCTGCAATCAACCCACTTGGGCACAGTGCTTTACCCAGCAGTTGCTCCAGCAAATGCAGACCGTGACACCAGAAATGCAGCGTTTTACTGAGCCTACCGCAGTCGATTGTCTCCAACCCGGACAAGCTTGGCAGTCGGGCACCTTACAGTTGCAGTTTGCGTTTGAATTTACCGAGGGCACAACCCTCACTGATCTCGCAGCCCCCAACGGAATATCAGCATTTGAAACAGCCTTAAAAGTCAAGCTAACCGAGCCAGCAATCGCGCAAGCCTACTTTCAGACTCAGCTACAACCCCTGAGTGTAGCGATCGCTCAGGCAACTGCTGCGCCTGAAGCCGATCCAGCCTCTACTGATCTCTCTGCTGTGCTGCTACCGAGTGTTGTGGCAACTGCTGAGGCGATCGCCAAGATGATACCCAATGCCACTGAGCTAACACCGGATGGGCCGCTTCAGCCAGAAATTTGTGTGGATAGCTGGCTCCCTCAATTGCTGTGGCAGCTCACCAGCAGCGCTTATCAGACAATGCACCTTGTAGGCGGCATACCAGCGGAGGTACTGCAACCTAATGAGCTTTGGCTGACGGGGACTCTACGGTTGTTTGCCGTACTCGAAATTAGCGCTCCTCACTTAAACTGGCTATTCGATTTGTCAACTGGACAAGTACTCAAAGCCCTTCCCAATGCTTTGGCGGCCCAAACCTTAATTCGAGTTACTTCCGGCGCAGGTGGAAAAGAATTACAACCCGTAGCTACATTCCTCGCCCAACTACTTCAGCCGATTGAGGCGAATACACCACTCCTGCAACAGCTATTGCAGGGCACTCCCACCGCCCTACAACCACCTGTAAGTGATGCTTGGTCTGCTGGACGCCTGCAACTCAAAATTGGTCTTGAGCTGATTTCAGCTTCCGTCACCTAGGGGATTAAAGTGGATAAATAAAGCAGGAAAATGCCGCCTTTGTTCACCACGTCCTGCCTGAAGTAACCTGGCTGCTTCAAGCTCGCCTAGATGCCGATGTACACCTATGCTTTCCTCAATACACCCACAAGTGCCATCGAACTACCGTCTGGAATTGTGAGTGCTTTGGAGCTAGTGACTTGCGATCGCCTCTCTGCCCTAATCGAACCTGAGTTGTCTTTCGAAACGCTACAAGATCATGACGCTCAGTTAGTCCAAGCAGTTTTGACCCACGATCGCGTGATTCGAGAATTGTTTGAGCAAACCGCTTTATTGCCCCTGCGGTTTGGCACTCGGTTTTTATCCACTGAAGGATTGCTAGCCCATTTGCAAACCCACACCCAGGAATATCTAGAGAAGTTAGCCAGGGTGACTGGCAAAGCTGAATACACCCTGAAGTTAACTCCCTTAGTCTTAGAAATCGAAGCCACCTTGCCAACAGAGGCACAGGGGCGAGAATATTTTTTAGCCAAAAAACGTCGTTTCCAAAGTCAGTATGAGCAGCAACAGCAACAGACGGCTGAGTGGCAAACTTTAGTGCAAGCGATCGCCCAAATCTATCCGGGGCCAGTCTTGGGGGAAGCTCAAGATGGCAGCCAACGAGTATATCTGTTGGTAAGCGCTCAGGAAGGCCCCCAACTTTACGAACACTTGCAAACTTGGCAAATTCAATGCCCTCATTGGGAACTGACTTTAAGTGAAGCGCTCCCTCCCTATCATTTCGTTTAGCTTGAGCTTTAGAACAACAGCTCCGCTGCACCTTGAATCCGAGCGAGGGGACTAACTGAGCGGGGCAAGACTGGCAGATGAATCATGGTGTGTTGGGGCAAGGCATCAGCAGTCAGTTGGAGTTCTGGTGCAAAGCGGTTGTGAACCACGTAGCGTTGAGGCACCCCCATCTCCGCCAAGGACTGAGCTAAACGCTGGCCCTCCGCCACAATGGCCGATTGCGCTTGTAACACCAAAATAAACTCGGTGTATTTCGGGTCTTGGAGCCGTTTTTGTGCTTGCATCACTCGTTGCCGTAGCGATCGCAGACGACCCATAAACTCAGTTCGCCCTAACACATCTTGATACTTAATCCACAGCTTAAAAATCCAGGCTAGCCAATCTCCCAGAGCGGTCGGCATTTCTAGAAAGCGGAGTAAATGCCCAGTAGGAGCGGTATCCAAAATAATCAAATCTTGTTCTTGCCGCTCCAGCAAATCGATTACCGTGATTAGCGACAACATCTCATCAATGCCTGGTAACGCTTGAGCGGCAATCCGTCGCCATGCTTCGGGGCCGTAGGCAATACTCAACGTGCGATCGCCCTCTGAACTATCTCCACTCATCATCTCCGCCAGTTCCCACAGGTACTCCTCCCGGAACTGCTCTAAGACTTGACTAGCATCAATCTCTTGTCCAGTTAAGTTCTGGGTCAGAGCAGTCGGTTGGTGCCCTAACGGTTGTCCAAAGGCATCACCTAACGAATGGGCGGGGTCTATGGAAATCACTCGCACTTGGCGATCAGGATGTTGTTCAGCCATGCCCCAAGCGATCGCGGCGGCGACTGTGGTTTTACCGACTCCCCCTTTGCCCCCAACGAGTAAAAGTTGCCGACCTGCCGCCATAAAATCCTCGAAACCGGGAGAAACTTTGGTAGGCCATTGCACAATGACTGGCGGAGTGGAAACCACAACTTCTAAAGGCGCGATTTGAGGCACCAGATGATCGAGTGCGACTGAGCCGACAGGTTCCCCAAGTTGCTGAGGCACGGTAAAAATCGGCTGCTCACCCAGCGTTTGAAACTTGCCTAAAATCTCCTGCTGCTCATAGTAGCGATCGCCACCCTCAAGCGGTGTGAGAATGTGATTCACCAGCAATCCACCCAAGGGAATTTGCAGTTGGTTCAGTGCTTCTAGAAACCGCCGAGTTTCCAAAAAGCTCATGGGTTCCGCGATCGCCACTACCAAACAAGCAGTGCAGTCAGGGTTTTGCAAAAGCTGTCGCCCAGTGAGTAGCTCTGCCTTCATCTCGTGGAGAAAAGCATCGGCATCATCGGCAGTGTAGCGTCCGGTAAAGCTTTGGCTGAGAACTCGATGTTTTTCTTGAAATAGTTCTAGGGCTGCCAGCAACTCATCTAAGAAATCCACTAACTTAAACAAGTTAATCGTGTGGCCGCTAGGTGCCATATCCACCACCACGCGATCGGCTTCTCCTTCTCGTAGTAGGCGTTGAATTTCCAGAATGCCCATCAACTCATCAAGGCCAGGCCAACTTAAGTTCCAAACAGGAGATAAATCTTCTCCCTGGACAAAACTACCCCGCTCTACCAGGAGCTCCAGGACTCGACCATACCGAGCTTTGAAGTTTTGCAGGAGGGCAGCCGCATCCAGCGATCGCACTTGTAAGTTGGGTAAATCGGCTAAGGCATGGGATGTATTACTGGTTTCTACTTGCAGCACATCGCCTAAGGAATGAGCTGGATCAGTGGAAACTAAAAGGATTTGTTGGTCAGGAAACTGTTTGGCCCAGCGGCGAGCGAAACCGCAAGAAAGCGTGGTTTTACCGACACCCCCCTTGCCGCTAAAGAGAGCGAGTTGCAGGGAATCATACTGATGCATAGGCTCGTAAAGATTGTTACACCTGAATCAATGGGCCTGGAACCGATCGCTATCTCGCATCACCTCACTGGCAGCACAAGCATGGACAACTTATTCAAAGGGTTCGAGCAACTGATAGAACTCGCCAAAGCCCTAGAAGAAAAGGCAGAACAGGGAGAAATCAAAACAGATATTCAGTTTCGCTCCCGCAGTTTAAGTAGTATTCCCCGCCAAGGAAACATCCCCTCAGGTATGGGTGTGCGTCGTGGGCCTGTCACTTCTCCTAGCGCTGATGCAACATCTGCCCCACCCCCCGAAGTCACCGTCACGCCACCGACCCGCGATTCTAAAACTCCACCATTACAAACCGTGGGTGGATTAGCACCTGTCCTCAAAGAACTGCGAGAACTGGTAGAAATTCCCCTCAAGCGTCCAGAATTATTACAACGATTAGGCTTAGAACCCACCAAGGGAGTTTTGTTAGTAGGGCCACCGGGAACAGGCAAAACTCTAACTGCCCGCGCCTTAGCTGAGGACTTAGGAGTCAACTACATTGCGATCGTTGGCCCGGAAGTCATGGGCAAATACTACGGGGAAGCCGAAGGTCGATTGCGAGCCATTTTTGAAAAAGCCGCCAAATCAGCCCCTTGCTTGGTATTTATTGACGAAATTGATAGCCTTGCTCCCGATCGCAGCAAAGTCGAAGGGGAAGTTGAAAAGCGTCTGGTCGCGCAACTATTGGGCCTCATGGATGGCTTCGCCAAAGCCGAAGGTGTAATTGTCCTCGCTGCCACCAACCGCCCCGATCATCTTGACCCAGCGCTACGCCGTCCCGGTCGCTTCGATCGCGAAGTCCAATTCCGAGTGCCCGATCGCGATGGCAGATTGGAGATTTTGCAGATTCTCACCCAGTCCATGCCCTTAGATTCAGTGGACTTAGGGGCGATCGCAGACCTGGCAGTGGGTTTAGTCGGTGCAGACCTAAAAGCTCTTTGCCAAAAGGCTGCCTATAGTGCCTTGCGTCGCTTAGTCCCGTCTTTGGACGAACCCCTGCCCGAAGAAATGACCCTGACGCAGCAGGACTTCTTGCAAGCCATCAAAGAAGTCAAACCCGCCGTTCTACGCTCAGTAGAGATTGAGTCACCGGACGTAGCTTGGGATGACATTGGCGGCTTGGACGACCTCAAGCAAACGCTGCAAGAATCCGTGGAAGGGGCACTGCTTTACCCAGAACTCTACCAACAAACAGGAGCCAAAGCGCCCCGTGGCATTCTGCTTTGGGGACCACCAGGCACAGGTAAAACTCTTCTTGCTAAAGCCTTAGCTTCTCAAGCCAGAGCCAACTTCATCGCCGTTAATGGCCCAGAGCTGCTGAGCCGTTGGGTCGGTGCTGCAGAACAAGCAGTGCGGGAATTATTTGGCAAAGCTCGTCAAGCGGCTCCTTGTGTTGTATTTGTCGATGAGATTGACACCCTGGCTCCAGCACGAGGCCGCTTCAGCGGAGATTCTGGTGTGAGCGATCGCGTTGTTGGTCAACTGTTGACGGAACTAGATGGTTTGCAAGGCTGCCCCAACGTGTTGCTGATTGGAGCGACCAACCGCCCGGATGCCCTCGACCCTGCCCTCCTACGAGCGGGACGCTTAGATTTGCAACTCAAAATCGATCTACCGGATCAAGCCAGTCGCCTCGCCATTCTGCAAGTACATAACCAAGATCGCCCCTTAAAAGGCGTAGACCTAGCATCTTGGGCCGCACAAACAGAAGGCTGGAACGGTGCAGATTTGGCCCTTCTGAGTAATCAAGCCGCTTTAGAAGCTGTTCGACATTACCGAGCCACAGGACTTGCTGATCCTACCCAAATTCGGATTAGTAACGATGAGTTTGCCGCTGCTTATCAAGCTCTCGCCACCCAAAGACAAACCCCATAACTCCTCACGCCAACTCCATATCTCTTTCCCCTAAGCTCTCAGGTGCATGGAGTGCAGCTTTCTCTAAAAAAGCAGGTTCCTATAGGCAGCATTTTAATGATGAAGTGCTGCTTATTTTTGAGGTGGGAGCGATCGCATCCCTGAATCAATTCATTGCAAAAGCTTTTCCGAGCTTCACGCACTGTCCTCAGTACTTCTCTCAACAGCAAAAATTGCTGAGGCAGATTTTCCGTGTTTATGCTGGCCTTTTTAATACTTCAAATACCTATTCTAGCCTTGTACCCACATCCCAATCAAACCCTTGCTATGAGAAGGCTGTGGTGTTTCAGGCCCCAAAAAATTATCAACTAATACACCTAGGAAATCATCATGGCTGTTGAAAAAGTAAACTCCTCCTCTAGCTTGGCTGAAGTAATTGACCGCATCCTCGACAAAGGCATTGTAATCGATGCTTGGGTTCGCGTTTCTCTAGTAGGCATTGAACTGTTGGCAATCGAAGCACGGGTAGTCATCGCTTCTGTAGAAACCTACCTAAAGTATGCCGAAGCTGTTGGTTTGACCACTCAGGCTGCTGTTCCTGCTTCTTAGTAACTAGCTTGGGGGGTCTTGCCGACTCCCCATTCTTTCATTTCACCCACTTTTATTTCAGTTGCTCTCTCGGCTTGTAGAAGGAAACTCGCGATGGTTGCTCTGAGACATTTATGGCAAGAACAGCGGCGGCAGCGTCAGCAGCAACTAGCTCAGCGTCAGCAACAAGTTCAGGCGACTTTAGCGGCAACGCGGCAACAACGCCAAGTAAAAGCAGATCAGCTGCACCACAACCTCGCTACATTCCGCGCTGACCTAACTGAAGAGAGCGAGCTTTGGCAAGCCAATCAACATTTGTTCCGCCTGCAATTACAACAATCAGTCCAGGCGTTGCAACAAGAAACCCAAAATTTTTTGGCTTACAGTCGCTTAGAGCGTCAAATCCAAGCTGAGGAGATAGCTGAACAATTAGATACTTTTGTACAGCAGCTCCAACAGCAGACGGCTGATTTCTTATCACTGACTGCCATAGAGCGATCGCTGATGGCTGAGCAATTAGCCCAAGAACTACGCCAATTCCACTCCAAGCTAAATGCCAGTGTTACCCTGCTGCGCCAAGAGATCCAAACACGAGTTTCTACGCTGCAACAAGAAACTCAAGCGCTCTTATCAACCAGTCAGCATGAACGAGTCTTGATGCGAACCCAACAAGCAAAAGAACTCACTACCTTTGTCGAGAAACTCAGTGCTGATGTGCAGAGCTATTTGTGGGAGTTGGAGCTACTGCGAGAAGACCGAGCCCAACAACTACAACAAACACTTAGTCAAAGTAGAAGCGATCGCCAAGCCCGTGTCGCAGCTCTATTCCAAAGCTTCGCCACCTTTCGCACTGAACTACAGCAATATTGCACCCACTTGCGAACTTCTGTTTGGGGCGCAGATTTAGAAAATCAATTAACTCAAAGCCAAACCTCTCCCCCATCCCCTCTCCTACAGGAGAGGGGGGCCACAGACGGGCAGAGGTCAAATTCAGAGCCTACTAGCGCTCCAATTCCCCCTGCTCAACCCACACCTGTAGACATCGAAAAAGAAGTTTACAACTACATCCATCAAGTTCAAGGAGCTCGTTTAGCAGAATTAGAAACTGCTTTAACGATTAATCGAATTCAGGCCGTCGATGTGCTCCGCTCCTTAATCACCAAAGGTTTAATTACGCAGCGCGATCGCGTCTATTACACCCAAGAGGAATTTAACCTGTGAGTACTGTCCTACAAGCCCGCCCCCGTCGATTTGTCAGCACTCCCGCCGTCGAGCGTGTGGCTGCTAGAGCTTTGCGCTACCTGCAATCTGGATTTTCCGTGCATCTGCGTGGCCCTGCTGGCACAGGTAAAACCACTCTCGCTTTACACTTGGCTGATCTTTTGACTCGGCCCATTATGTTGGTCTTTGGCGATGACGAGTTCAAAACTTCAGACTTAATTGGCAACCAATTGGGTTATACCCGCAAAAAAGTTGTAGACAACTTCATCCACAGCGTCGTCAAAGTTGAGGATGAACTCAAGCAAAACTGGGTAGACTCGCGCCTCACCTTGGCTTGCCGTGAAGGTTTCACCTTGGTCTACGACGAGTTCAACCGCTCTCGTCCCGAAGTCAACAACGTTTTACTCTCCGCTTTAGAAGAAAAAATTTTGGCTTTGCCACCCAGCGGCAATCGTCCCGAATATGTGCGAGTGAATCCTCAATTCCGGGCCATCTTCACCTCCAATCCAGAAGAATACTGCGGGGTGCATTCTACCCAAGATGCCTTGATGGATCGTTTGGTCACAATCAACATGCCGGAACCAGATGAGCTGACTCAGCAAGAGATTTTGGTACAGAAAACCGAGATTGAGCGGGAAAGTGCCATCCTCATCACTCAGTTGGTCAAAGCTTTTCGCCTCAAATCAGGGGCTGAGAAATCTTCTGGTTTACGCTCTGGCATCACGATCGCCAAAGTTTGCCAAGAGCATAATATTCCTGTCATGGCAGAAGATGCTGACTTCCGCGATATCTGCATGGACATCCTGCTTTCTCGCACCAGTTTGCCCCTCCAAGAATCTACCACCCTGCTTTGGGAACTCCTCAACGAACTCGTTTGCCGCGAACCTAAGGCGACCTCACCCACACCCGCAACTGCACCGCCACGAGCAGAGTATGTCGATCGCGCTGTGACCATCACAACCACCTCAGTTGCAGTCGAGACAGCCACTGTAAAGGCTGCTGAACCCCAGGCTGCTTCTCAAACTGCAACTGAACCTGTCGCTGCGATCGCGGAACCTGAAATTAACGACCAAGACCAACTGGGGTTAGATGAGGCAGAAGTCTATACCTATCTGCGCCAAGCTGAGGGAGCAAGAGTCTCAGAAATTGAAGCAGCTTTAAGCATGAATCGATTTCAGGCGGTGAATGCGTTACGTTCCCTAGCTCAAAAGGGAATCCTAGCTCAACGCAACAATCGCCTCTACGTCACTTCCTGAGGAAGCCCACTGTGACTACTTTCCCCCAAATGCCCGCCCCTAGCAGTTCTAACCGTGGTGCGATCGCCACCGCTACTCAAGGCTCAACCTTAGCCGATGTTCTAGAACGAGTTTTAGATAAAGGCATTGTGATTGCGGGAGACATTTCCGTTTCAGTTGGCTCTACCGAACTGCTGAGCATTCGGATTCGCTTGCTAATTTCTTCGGTAGATAAGGCGAAGGAGATTGGCATCAATTGGTGGGAAAGCGATCCTCATCTCAGCAGCCAAACCCACAGCCTGATGGAGGCCAATCAGCAACTCCTCCAACGGATTGAGGGTTTAGAAACAGAATTGCGAGCCTTACGCACCGCTCCCACCGCATTACCCACAGCTCCCGCTTAAAAACATAGTTTTTCCTTTGCCATAGACTCTCCCTCTCCGAGTGGGCTTCATGCCCACTTTTTTTTGTGGGTAAGAGTTTTGTGGATAAGAGTGAAATGGGAGGATGGCGATTGCGCTGGGCATACTAAACTCGTAGCCTTAGGGTCAAGCCATGCCATTATCAGACCCCCCGCCCCCCTTATTGCTAGAGCCTCAGCGATCAACTAAAGATGCTGGTTTAGCGCCGTTGCTGCTGACTGTGGTCGAGCTAGTGCGGCAACTGATGGAAGCTCAGGTGATTCGGCGGATGGAAGCAGGACGCCTGAGCGACGAGGATTTAGACCGAGCTGCTGGCAGTCTCCGTAAGTTAGAAGAACAAGTGGTTCACCTTTGCGAAATCTTTGAAGTGGATCCCGCAGACTTAAATATTGACTTGGGAGAAATTGGCAATCTGTTGCCTAAAGCTGGAGGCTACTATCCGGGCGAGACTTCTACTAATCCCTCAATTCTAGAGTTGCTGGATCGCCTCCTAAATACAGGTGTGGTCGTTGAAG
Coding sequences within it:
- a CDS encoding KGK domain-containing protein — encoded protein: MENQDFLSEFGNEDVIAFGSVLHKTGKFKNVVKNTFMDRNWVPIKFNTNLGVSSEKWLEEGVSCEILRLGDKSWQKGKIKIRVSVEFCPDEPEITESPLDDIRQAIAEH
- a CDS encoding KGK domain-containing protein, encoding MNSQFQVLSNSEVISVEEADQIVVSHTTFKVGEFLELLKRDYLYSDEAEEWLGKGISCEILSPSKGWRKGKVKISLAFCPDETDSLLDDIRQQISEEGERD
- a CDS encoding KGK domain-containing protein; this translates as MENSEKNKFQALKYDEVLSIYSEEISEYLELPRTLRAIEFIEAIAEKSLPSDQAISVFAEGMECEALKFDGQGWRKGKIRVSLEFLPDEIKSPLDDIRQAIPNDVWQDHS
- a CDS encoding HNH endonuclease translates to MSKTPRIRIPPEVRKYVFERDRYQCRSCGQTQLEVHLSIDHIIPLARGGANDISNLQTLCLPCNRQKQHYLDPRFQRHFNL
- a CDS encoding GvpL/GvpF family gas vesicle protein, with product MPMYTYAFLNTPTSAIELPSGIVSALELVTCDRLSALIEPELSFETLQDHDAQLVQAVLTHDRVIRELFEQTALLPLRFGTRFLSTEGLLAHLQTHTQEYLEKLARVTGKAEYTLKLTPLVLEIEATLPTEAQGREYFLAKKRRFQSQYEQQQQQTAEWQTLVQAIAQIYPGPVLGEAQDGSQRVYLLVSAQEGPQLYEHLQTWQIQCPHWELTLSEALPPYHFV
- a CDS encoding ArsA family ATPase, which encodes MHQYDSLQLALFSGKGGVGKTTLSCGFARRWAKQFPDQQILLVSTDPAHSLGDVLQVETSNTSHALADLPNLQVRSLDAAALLQNFKARYGRVLELLVERGSFVQGEDLSPVWNLSWPGLDELMGILEIQRLLREGEADRVVVDMAPSGHTINLFKLVDFLDELLAALELFQEKHRVLSQSFTGRYTADDADAFLHEMKAELLTGRQLLQNPDCTACLVVAIAEPMSFLETRRFLEALNQLQIPLGGLLVNHILTPLEGGDRYYEQQEILGKFQTLGEQPIFTVPQQLGEPVGSVALDHLVPQIAPLEVVVSTPPVIVQWPTKVSPGFEDFMAAGRQLLLVGGKGGVGKTTVAAAIAWGMAEQHPDRQVRVISIDPAHSLGDAFGQPLGHQPTALTQNLTGQEIDASQVLEQFREEYLWELAEMMSGDSSEGDRTLSIAYGPEAWRRIAAQALPGIDEMLSLITVIDLLERQEQDLIILDTAPTGHLLRFLEMPTALGDWLAWIFKLWIKYQDVLGRTEFMGRLRSLRQRVMQAQKRLQDPKYTEFILVLQAQSAIVAEGQRLAQSLAEMGVPQRYVVHNRFAPELQLTADALPQHTMIHLPVLPRSVSPLARIQGAAELLF
- a CDS encoding AAA family ATPase, which produces MHRLVKIVTPESMGLEPIAISHHLTGSTSMDNLFKGFEQLIELAKALEEKAEQGEIKTDIQFRSRSLSSIPRQGNIPSGMGVRRGPVTSPSADATSAPPPEVTVTPPTRDSKTPPLQTVGGLAPVLKELRELVEIPLKRPELLQRLGLEPTKGVLLVGPPGTGKTLTARALAEDLGVNYIAIVGPEVMGKYYGEAEGRLRAIFEKAAKSAPCLVFIDEIDSLAPDRSKVEGEVEKRLVAQLLGLMDGFAKAEGVIVLAATNRPDHLDPALRRPGRFDREVQFRVPDRDGRLEILQILTQSMPLDSVDLGAIADLAVGLVGADLKALCQKAAYSALRRLVPSLDEPLPEEMTLTQQDFLQAIKEVKPAVLRSVEIESPDVAWDDIGGLDDLKQTLQESVEGALLYPELYQQTGAKAPRGILLWGPPGTGKTLLAKALASQARANFIAVNGPELLSRWVGAAEQAVRELFGKARQAAPCVVFVDEIDTLAPARGRFSGDSGVSDRVVGQLLTELDGLQGCPNVLLIGATNRPDALDPALLRAGRLDLQLKIDLPDQASRLAILQVHNQDRPLKGVDLASWAAQTEGWNGADLALLSNQAALEAVRHYRATGLADPTQIRISNDEFAAAYQALATQRQTP
- the gvpA gene encoding gas vesicle structural protein GvpA — protein: MAVEKVNSSSSLAEVIDRILDKGIVIDAWVRVSLVGIELLAIEARVVIASVETYLKYAEAVGLTTQAAVPAS
- the gvpC gene encoding gas vesicle protein GvpC, which gives rise to MVALRHLWQEQRRQRQQQLAQRQQQVQATLAATRQQRQVKADQLHHNLATFRADLTEESELWQANQHLFRLQLQQSVQALQQETQNFLAYSRLERQIQAEEIAEQLDTFVQQLQQQTADFLSLTAIERSLMAEQLAQELRQFHSKLNASVTLLRQEIQTRVSTLQQETQALLSTSQHERVLMRTQQAKELTTFVEKLSADVQSYLWELELLREDRAQQLQQTLSQSRSDRQARVAALFQSFATFRTELQQYCTHLRTSVWGADLENQLTQSQTSPPSPLLQERGATDGQRSNSEPTSAPIPPAQPTPVDIEKEVYNYIHQVQGARLAELETALTINRIQAVDVLRSLITKGLITQRDRVYYTQEEFNL
- the gvpN gene encoding gas vesicle protein GvpN, translating into MSTVLQARPRRFVSTPAVERVAARALRYLQSGFSVHLRGPAGTGKTTLALHLADLLTRPIMLVFGDDEFKTSDLIGNQLGYTRKKVVDNFIHSVVKVEDELKQNWVDSRLTLACREGFTLVYDEFNRSRPEVNNVLLSALEEKILALPPSGNRPEYVRVNPQFRAIFTSNPEEYCGVHSTQDALMDRLVTINMPEPDELTQQEILVQKTEIERESAILITQLVKAFRLKSGAEKSSGLRSGITIAKVCQEHNIPVMAEDADFRDICMDILLSRTSLPLQESTTLLWELLNELVCREPKATSPTPATAPPRAEYVDRAVTITTTSVAVETATVKAAEPQAASQTATEPVAAIAEPEINDQDQLGLDEAEVYTYLRQAEGARVSEIEAALSMNRFQAVNALRSLAQKGILAQRNNRLYVTS
- a CDS encoding gas vesicle protein; translation: MTTFPQMPAPSSSNRGAIATATQGSTLADVLERVLDKGIVIAGDISVSVGSTELLSIRIRLLISSVDKAKEIGINWWESDPHLSSQTHSLMEANQQLLQRIEGLETELRALRTAPTALPTAPA
- a CDS encoding gas vesicle protein K, which produces MPLSDPPPPLLLEPQRSTKDAGLAPLLLTVVELVRQLMEAQVIRRMEAGRLSDEDLDRAAGSLRKLEEQVVHLCEIFEVDPADLNIDLGEIGNLLPKAGGYYPGETSTNPSILELLDRLLNTGVVVEGSVDLGLAQLNLIQAKLKLVLTSQPL